Proteins encoded together in one Oncorhynchus mykiss isolate Arlee chromosome 7, USDA_OmykA_1.1, whole genome shotgun sequence window:
- the LOC110527811 gene encoding ras association domain-containing protein 1 isoform X1, protein MSWGEFIELRELRLHDPIELTSCEVPRSPPRLERANALRISPGKVPELLNRVGIIRLLGDSLDLLLTDERGEGHDFQPCSHAQPTWCDLCGGFIWGLYKQSLRCANCRFTCHYRCRAVIQLDCSLDGSSIVEQTCVMEHTMETDTDVDEQVEWGKKQDLSVTEIQQKVKEYNAQINSNLFMNLNKDGSYTGFIKVQFKLLRPVSVPPPRKGTATQVAAGKKTGGVKRRTSFYLPKDTSKHLHISSRTCAREVIEALLKKFTVVDNPGKFALFERTKRHDQVFLRKLSDDERPLHLRLCAGPNDKALSLVLKENETGEVNWDAFSMPELKNFVRMLQREEEEHVKQIVQRYALARTRMQEAQAASPTPGGSTPG, encoded by the exons ATGTCTTGGGGTGAGTTCATTGAGCTCCGTGAGCTGAGGCTCCATGACCCGATAGAGCTGACCAGCTGTGAGGTGCCTCGCTCACCACCTCGCCTGGAGCGGGCCAATGCTCTGCGGATCAGCCCAGGGAAGGTCCCAGAGCTGCTCAATCGGGTGGGCATCATCAGACTGCTGGGGGATAGCCTGGACTTACTGCTcacagatgagaggggagagggtcaTGACTTCCAGCCCTGCAGCCATGCCCAGCCCACCTGGTGTGACCTGTGTGGAGGCTTCATCTGGGGCCTGTACAAACAGAGCCTGCGCTGTGCCA ATTGCAGATTCACGTGTCACTACAGATGTCGAGCTGTTATCCAATTAGATTGCAGTTTGGATGGTAGCTCCATAGTTGAACAAACATGTGTTATGGAACACACCATGGAGACCGATACAGATGTG GATGAACAGGTTGAATGGGGGAAGAAGCAGGATCTGTCAGTCACAGAGATCCAGCAGAAGGTGAAGGAGTACAATGCTCAAATCAACAGCAACTTGTTCATGAACCTG AACAAAGATGGCTCCTACACTGGCTTCATAAAGGTCCAGTTCAAGCTGCTACGACCCGTGTCAGTTCCCCCACCAAGAAAGGGTACTGCAACACAGGTTGCTGCGGGCAAGAAGACTGGGGGAGTTAAGCGTCGCACCTCTTTTTACCTGCCCAAGGATACGTCCAAACACCTACATATCAGCTCCCGCACATGTGCTCGTGAGGTCATCGAAGCCTTGTTGAAGAAGTTCACCGTGGTGGACAACCCTGGAAAGTTTGCTTTGTTTGAGCGCACAAAGCGCCATGACCAAG TATTCCTGCGCAAGCTGTCTGACGACGAGCGTCCACTCCACCTGCGTCTGTGTGCTGGACCCAATGACAAAGCCCTCAGTTTGGTGTTAAAAGAGAATGAGACTGGAGAGGTCAAC TGGGATGCCTTTTCTATGCCAGAGCTCAAGAACTTTGTTCGCATGTTACAACGTGAGGAGGAGGAGCATGTCAAGCAGATAGTGCAGCGCTACGCACTAGCCCGCACCAGGATGCAGGAGGCCCAAGCTGCTAGTCCCACCCCTGGTGGTTCCACCCCTGGCTGA
- the LOC110527811 gene encoding ras association domain-containing protein 1 isoform X2, with protein sequence MTDTVSGSDKSLSFEKTWGSSTSSGYCSGDSDSEFEQYFTARTSFLHKPKKEKDEQVEWGKKQDLSVTEIQQKVKEYNAQINSNLFMNLNKDGSYTGFIKVQFKLLRPVSVPPPRKGTATQVAAGKKTGGVKRRTSFYLPKDTSKHLHISSRTCAREVIEALLKKFTVVDNPGKFALFERTKRHDQVFLRKLSDDERPLHLRLCAGPNDKALSLVLKENETGEVNWDAFSMPELKNFVRMLQREEEEHVKQIVQRYALARTRMQEAQAASPTPGGSTPG encoded by the exons ATGACAGACACGGTCAGCGGTTCGGATAAAAGCCTGTCCTTCGAGAAGACGTGGGGCAGCTCCACCAGCAGCGGATACTGCAGTGGGGACTCCGATTCAGAGTTCGAGCAGTACTTCACTGCTCGCACATCATTCCTTCACAAACCCAAGAAGGAGAAG GATGAACAGGTTGAATGGGGGAAGAAGCAGGATCTGTCAGTCACAGAGATCCAGCAGAAGGTGAAGGAGTACAATGCTCAAATCAACAGCAACTTGTTCATGAACCTG AACAAAGATGGCTCCTACACTGGCTTCATAAAGGTCCAGTTCAAGCTGCTACGACCCGTGTCAGTTCCCCCACCAAGAAAGGGTACTGCAACACAGGTTGCTGCGGGCAAGAAGACTGGGGGAGTTAAGCGTCGCACCTCTTTTTACCTGCCCAAGGATACGTCCAAACACCTACATATCAGCTCCCGCACATGTGCTCGTGAGGTCATCGAAGCCTTGTTGAAGAAGTTCACCGTGGTGGACAACCCTGGAAAGTTTGCTTTGTTTGAGCGCACAAAGCGCCATGACCAAG TATTCCTGCGCAAGCTGTCTGACGACGAGCGTCCACTCCACCTGCGTCTGTGTGCTGGACCCAATGACAAAGCCCTCAGTTTGGTGTTAAAAGAGAATGAGACTGGAGAGGTCAAC TGGGATGCCTTTTCTATGCCAGAGCTCAAGAACTTTGTTCGCATGTTACAACGTGAGGAGGAGGAGCATGTCAAGCAGATAGTGCAGCGCTACGCACTAGCCCGCACCAGGATGCAGGAGGCCCAAGCTGCTAGTCCCACCCCTGGTGGTTCCACCCCTGGCTGA
- the zmynd10 gene encoding zinc finger MYND domain-containing protein 10 isoform X2 gives METYVLFPGEAEGYVQNLETFSLRNIGSPRWFRQHEYIEKLNMQAILNASSTATQDEFVKELLVSLGKIPTLVHEMILVELWKQKVFPIFCQLQDFNPKSTFPLYIVDSCEAADDSVLDLVDYCHRKLALLASRASRDDTPTKDRLSHTESGDSSSIQDLQGQNAALEFEISLKALSVLRYITDHTDSISVINRMLCTHNLPCVLVQLVQHSPWSRYSAGVMEKYMNGKWQKVPSEDRLKMTKLDGQVWIALYNLVLKEDCQRKYDFNNFNKNQLLKLRGFLTEVLVDQLPNLVELQRFLSHLTVTDPAPPKKDLILEQIPEMWNNIMRDNTGKWKAIAKYQVKETFNPSEKDLRQQALRLAQTYNLDVMESLIPEKPKCGACGAEASKRCSRCQGEWYCQRECQVKHWSKHKVACQLMADGTEKLQKDLAVTPTEREADIADILD, from the exons GTGGTTCAGACAACATGAGTACATAGAGAAACTCAACATGCAGGCGATATTGAACGCTTCATCCACAGCCACTCAGGACGAGTTCGTCAAAGAGCTCCTTGTGTCACTGGGAAAG ATTCCCACCCTGGTCCATGAGATGATTCTGGTAGAGCTTTGGAAACAGAAGGTGTTTCCTATTTTCTGTCAACTCCAAGACTTCAATCCGAAGAGCACCTTTCCTCTGTACATAGTG GACTCCTGTGAGGCAGCAGATGACTCAGTCCTGGACCTGGTGGACTACTGCCACCGCAAACTAGCCCTTCTGGCCAGCAGAGCATCCAGGGATGACACCCCAACAAAAGACCGACTCAGTCACACAGAGAGTGGAGACTCATCCTCTATACAG GATTTGCAGGGTCAGAATGCGGCATTAGAGTTTGAAATTTCCCTCAAGGCTCTGTCTGTCCTGCGCTACATCACTGACCATACTGACAG tatcAGTGTGATCAATAGGATGCTGTGCACTCATAACCTGCCCTGTGTGCTGGTACAGCTGGTACAGCACAGCCCCTGGAGTCGCTATTCTGCAG GCGTAATGGAGAAGTACATGAATGGAAAATGGCAGAAAGTTCCATCTGAAGACCGTCTAAAGATGACTAAATTGGACGGCCAAGTCTGGATTGCTCTGTACAACCTGGTGCTGAAGGAAGACTGCCAAAGGAAATATGACTTCAATAACTTCAACAAGAACCAGCTCTTAAAG TTACGAGGTTTCCTGACGGAGGTGTTAGTTGACCAGCTGCCCAACCTGGTAGAGCTCCAGCGCTTCCTCAGTCACCTCACTGTCACAGACCCTGCCCCTCCAAAGAAAGACCTCATCTTGGAACAG ATTCCAGAGATGTGGAACAACATTATGCGGGACAATACAGGGAAGTGGAAGGCCATTGCCAAGTACCAAGTGAAGGAAACGTTCAACCCCTCAGAGAAGGACCTGAGACAGCAAGCACTCAG ACTGGCCCAGACCTATAACCTGGATGTGATGGAGAGTTTGATCCCTGAGAAGCCCAAGTGTGGAGCCTGTGGGGCCGAGGCTTCCAAGAGATGCTCCCGCTGCCAGGGAGAATGGTACTGCCAGAG GGAATGCCAGGTGAAGCATTGGTCCAAACACAAGGTTGCCTGCCAGCTGATGGCCGACGGCACAGAGAAGCTCCAGAAGGACCTGGCCGTAAcgcctacagagagagaggcagacatagCTGACATATTGGACTGA
- the zmynd10 gene encoding zinc finger MYND domain-containing protein 10 isoform X1 encodes METYVLFPGEAEGYVQNLETFSLRNIGSPRWFRQHEYIEKLNMQAILNASSTATQDEFVKELLVSLGKIPTLVHEMILVELWKQKVFPIFCQLQDFNPKSTFPLYIVIHHEATIINLLETIMFHKDSCEAADDSVLDLVDYCHRKLALLASRASRDDTPTKDRLSHTESGDSSSIQDLQGQNAALEFEISLKALSVLRYITDHTDSISVINRMLCTHNLPCVLVQLVQHSPWSRYSAGVMEKYMNGKWQKVPSEDRLKMTKLDGQVWIALYNLVLKEDCQRKYDFNNFNKNQLLKLRGFLTEVLVDQLPNLVELQRFLSHLTVTDPAPPKKDLILEQIPEMWNNIMRDNTGKWKAIAKYQVKETFNPSEKDLRQQALRLAQTYNLDVMESLIPEKPKCGACGAEASKRCSRCQGEWYCQRECQVKHWSKHKVACQLMADGTEKLQKDLAVTPTEREADIADILD; translated from the exons GTGGTTCAGACAACATGAGTACATAGAGAAACTCAACATGCAGGCGATATTGAACGCTTCATCCACAGCCACTCAGGACGAGTTCGTCAAAGAGCTCCTTGTGTCACTGGGAAAG ATTCCCACCCTGGTCCATGAGATGATTCTGGTAGAGCTTTGGAAACAGAAGGTGTTTCCTATTTTCTGTCAACTCCAAGACTTCAATCCGAAGAGCACCTTTCCTCTGTACATAGTG ATTCACCATGAGGCTACAATCATCAACCTACTTGAGACAATTATGTTTCACAAG GACTCCTGTGAGGCAGCAGATGACTCAGTCCTGGACCTGGTGGACTACTGCCACCGCAAACTAGCCCTTCTGGCCAGCAGAGCATCCAGGGATGACACCCCAACAAAAGACCGACTCAGTCACACAGAGAGTGGAGACTCATCCTCTATACAG GATTTGCAGGGTCAGAATGCGGCATTAGAGTTTGAAATTTCCCTCAAGGCTCTGTCTGTCCTGCGCTACATCACTGACCATACTGACAG tatcAGTGTGATCAATAGGATGCTGTGCACTCATAACCTGCCCTGTGTGCTGGTACAGCTGGTACAGCACAGCCCCTGGAGTCGCTATTCTGCAG GCGTAATGGAGAAGTACATGAATGGAAAATGGCAGAAAGTTCCATCTGAAGACCGTCTAAAGATGACTAAATTGGACGGCCAAGTCTGGATTGCTCTGTACAACCTGGTGCTGAAGGAAGACTGCCAAAGGAAATATGACTTCAATAACTTCAACAAGAACCAGCTCTTAAAG TTACGAGGTTTCCTGACGGAGGTGTTAGTTGACCAGCTGCCCAACCTGGTAGAGCTCCAGCGCTTCCTCAGTCACCTCACTGTCACAGACCCTGCCCCTCCAAAGAAAGACCTCATCTTGGAACAG ATTCCAGAGATGTGGAACAACATTATGCGGGACAATACAGGGAAGTGGAAGGCCATTGCCAAGTACCAAGTGAAGGAAACGTTCAACCCCTCAGAGAAGGACCTGAGACAGCAAGCACTCAG ACTGGCCCAGACCTATAACCTGGATGTGATGGAGAGTTTGATCCCTGAGAAGCCCAAGTGTGGAGCCTGTGGGGCCGAGGCTTCCAAGAGATGCTCCCGCTGCCAGGGAGAATGGTACTGCCAGAG GGAATGCCAGGTGAAGCATTGGTCCAAACACAAGGTTGCCTGCCAGCTGATGGCCGACGGCACAGAGAAGCTCCAGAAGGACCTGGCCGTAAcgcctacagagagagaggcagacatagCTGACATATTGGACTGA